Below is a window of Chloroflexota bacterium DNA.
ACCGCCCAGAACCACGTTCGAGAATTGCGTCGCCGTTGTCGCCAAAGTGTAATTGATGGCGTCACCACCAACCACTTGGCCTACCACCGTTGCGGTCAGCGTCGGGTTCAGGTCGCCGTAGGTCTTGCTCTTGTTGTTGGCGGTGACAGTGGCGTTTGCTTTGTTCACCGTCTGTGTCACACTACCGTTACTCGAATTGAAACCGGCGGCTCCACCATAACAAGCAGTAATGGTATGGGATGGAACAGTTAGTGTTGACGTCGAGAACGCCGCTTGTCCGCTGCCATTAAGCGCGGTTGGCCCGGCGAGTGTGGTCGTGGGTGCTGCACACGTGCCACCTTCGATGAAAGTTACACTGCCGCTTGTCACAGCAGTAGTACCAACTTTCACTGAGGCTGTAAACGTCACGTTATTTCCGTAAGTTGACGGATTTGACGAAGAAGCAACCGTTGTAGTCGTGTTTGCGTTGCTGTTGAATGTGACGGTCAGACTTCCATTCGCGCCAAATATGCCACTGCATGGATTTGTCGTACCCGTGCAAGTCGAAGAACCGAGATTGCTAGGAGCGCTCCAGCCCCCGAATGTCGATCCGCCGCTGGCGCTTGCATTGAATGTCACAGTCGCACCGTTATCCGAGGTTGTAATATTATTGGACCCCCCGCACGAGCTCGTAACAGTCACCGGACCTGGAACGGCTGTGCCGGTGCCGCCGCATGCAACCGGTACATTAATGGTCCCCGAGCTTACGGAGAGCGTCACTGAACCTGTGCCGGTGCCCGCGAAGGGTAGCTTCCAGCTACGGGCATCCGTAAAGTCCGTCGTTGCAGCACCCGAAACCACACCGTAAGCGTATACATGATATTGAGCCACAAACCAATCTGGCAATTGGAATTGATAAGTGAATCCACCGTTATCATCTGCCAGCACATCTACAGAGAGTCTCCAGCTATCACCGAGAACATCGTTGACGATGAGATGCACTGACTCGCCGGGCTGCCAGTTGCCGCTGGTAAGAATGACGGTTTCGCCTGCAAAGTAATCATCTTTATCGCTTTGAATGAAAGGGGGAGGAGGAGGGGTGATTTCGACGGTCGGCGTAGGCTCAAGGGTCGGCGCGTCGGTAGCCGCCGCCGTCTCCGTCACGACGGGCGCATCGGTCGGCGCCTCCGTCGCAGGGGGTGCGTCGGTCGGCGCCGCCTCGGTTGGCGCATCAGTCGAAACCGGCGCATCCACCGGCGTGGTCACCTCAGGTGGCGTGTCGGTATCGGGCGTCTGGGCAAACGTTGGGCCCCCGGCCAGGCCGGCCAACAGCAGGGCCGCGGCCACCAGGGCCGTCAGGCCGACTGAGTATATTCGCGTCCAGACATTGAGTCGTCGGGTCTTTTTCATGGTGATTTATCTCCCTCTTTAACAGATGATTACAGCGCAGGAGCGTTGTATGTAACAAAAAAACCGGCGCGCATTATTACGGCCGGTTTCGCTATTAGCTCCCTGAAGGCTTAGCCAATCCTATTTTAGCGGACTGGTCAGCGACCAAATTAGGCCCTCAGATCAATGCCTCCATGCGACGAGATGCATCGATCAATTAAGGAAGGCCGTGCCAGCTACCTCAAAGAGGCGCCTGAAGGCTAGGTCTTGGTCGTCCTCTCGATGATCGAGTGAATGTCTATTTATTTGATGAGCGCTTTAGAGTCTCCCCGCGAGT
It encodes the following:
- a CDS encoding Ig-like domain repeat protein, with the protein product MKKTRRLNVWTRIYSVGLTALVAAALLLAGLAGGPTFAQTPDTDTPPEVTTPVDAPVSTDAPTEAAPTDAPPATEAPTDAPVVTETAAATDAPTLEPTPTVEITPPPPPFIQSDKDDYFAGETVILTSGNWQPGESVHLIVNDVLGDSWRLSVDVLADDNGGFTYQFQLPDWFVAQYHVYAYGVVSGAATTDFTDARSWKLPFAGTGTGSVTLSVSSGTINVPVACGGTGTAVPGPVTVTSSCGGSNNITTSDNGATVTFNASASGGSTFGGWSAPSNLGSSTCTGTTNPCSGIFGANGSLTVTFNSNANTTTTVASSSNPSTYGNNVTFTASVKVGTTAVTSGSVTFIEGGTCAAPTTTLAGPTALNGSGQAAFSTSTLTVPSHTITACYGGAAGFNSSNGSVTQTVNKANATVTANNKSKTYGDLNPTLTATVVGQVVGGDAINYTLATTATQFSNVVLGG